A stretch of Anopheles coustani unplaced genomic scaffold, idAnoCousDA_361_x.2 scaffold_19_ctg1, whole genome shotgun sequence DNA encodes these proteins:
- the LOC131271267 gene encoding uncharacterized protein LOC131271267 has product MASRSSKYRKALQYIAELEQEVEPEMEIISPTTGSLEEDVGVINTSDSVGESSGSGNVATNNNIENVDSEVVEELPDIPTTSSTSEEFWDEGYRFVDEFETLMEALRYIAIVGQLSRNFLNLLLAILRKFGHPDLPKDARTLVRTPKVAHEIQKVTGGKFWYQGIEVALKNYFNGGIPEATNFKLQICIDGLPLFKSSSTQFWPILVKVEELKDCPIFVAGIFSGQKKPDNLESFLRPLVCELNELQLTGLNFFGKIVSVCVSAFIADSPARSFIKSVMSFSAKHGCTKCSTLGIHVQPENKVIFEGVGAAPRTDVGFRAREDRAHHKVIRTPLEDVANLDMIKNFLVADRLHLIDLGVSRKLLQGFLTHKMTSFNRWSSDQKVHISKFLNQSKLPCEINRPFRALDSLHFWKGTEFRSFLHYISPVIYIDFMHNEGYNHYLHYFCGVTIFSSSAYKHLWPVAGRLIAKFVKDFPTYYGRTHMTSNVHNLLHMYEDVQVHGQLENFSAYDFENHLQFLKRCVRKGSKCLEQVADRSKEFASINVAPKQGQKNYPRLTVHGVKVTSCFDLAPNFKDQWFLTTSNCIVKFLRGEMSSTNSLTLIGILYESKETFFNCRLEDEVSELNICSSEINIYTLTSLSPWRRVRLTTGSIKCKLVPINLPPRPLVYFEANEFSDSSLAPILFIPLLHTFINN; this is encoded by the exons ATGGCATCAAGATCATCGAAATATAGAAAGGCACTTCAATATATCGCGGAGCTTGAGCAGGAAGTAGAACCGGAGATGGAGATTATATCTCCGACAACGGGTAGCCTGGAAGAAG atGTTGGTGTTATTAACACTTCGGATAGCGTTGGTGAGAGTAGCGGTAGTGGAAACGTAGCTACTAACAATAATATAGAAAATGTTGATTCTGAAGTTGTTGAGGAACTTCCGGACATTCCGACCACAAGTAGTACAAGTGAAGAGTTTTGGGACGAAGGCTATCGTTTTGTGGATGAATttgaaaccctgatggaggcaTTGCGTTATATAGCAATAGTAGGACAACTCTCtcgaaattttttaaatttgctaCTGGCAATCTTAAGGAAGTTCGGTCATCCTGATCTTCCAAAAGATGCCCGAACCCTTGTGAGAACTCCTAAAGTTGCACATGAAATTCAAAAAGTaaccggtggaaaattttGGTACCAGGGAATTGAAGTCGCCcttaaaaactatttcaacGGTGGCATTCCTGAGGCAACGAATTTTAAGCTTCAAATTTGTATTGACGGGCTACCTCTTTTTAAAAGTTCATCAACTCAATTTTGGCCAATACTTGTGAAAGTTGAAGAATTGAAGGATTGTCCCATTTTTGTTGCCGGTATATTTAGTGGTCAAAAAAAACCCGACAACTTAGAGAGTTTTTTGCGGCCACTTGTTTGTGAGTTGAATGAATTGCAACTAACTGGCCTAAATTTTTTTGGCAAAATAGTGTCAGTATGCGTTAGCGCATTTATAGCCGATTCGCCAGCGCGATCTTTTATTAAATCGGTGATGTCGTTTTCGGCTAAACATGGGTGCACTAAATGCTCTACTCTGGGCATCCATGTTCAGCCGGAAAATAAAGTAATTTTTGAAGGTGTAGGTGCAGCACCCCGCACGGATGTTGGATTTCGTGCTAGAGAAGACAGAGCACATCATAAAGTAATCCGCACGCCTCTAGAGGATGTTGCAAATTTGGATATGATAAAAAATTTTCTGGTTGCTGATCGACTACATTTGATTGACTTAGGTGTTAGTCGAAAGTTGCTCCAGGGATTTTTAACCCATAAAATGACGAGTTTTAATCGGTGGTCTAGTGACCAGAAGGTGcacatttcaaaatttttaaatcaatcgaAATTGCCGTGTGAAATTAATAGACCGTTTCGGGCTCTAGATTCCCTTCACTTTTGGAAAGGCACTGAATTTAGATCTTTTTTACACTATATCAGTCCTGTTATATACATAGATTTTATGCACAATGAAGGATATAACCATTaccttcactatttttgtgGCGTtactattttttcttcttctgcctaCAAACATTTATGGCCCGTTGCTGGAAGATTAATAGCCAAATTTGTGAAAGATTTTCCCACCTATTACGGTCGTACACATATGACTAGTAACGTCCATAATTTACTTCATATGTATGAAGACGTGCAAGTACATGGACAACTTGAAAACTTCTCTGCGTACGACTTTGAAAACCATTTGCAGTTTCTTAAAAGGTGTGTAAGAAAAGGCTCTAAATGCTTGGAGCAAGTAGCAGACAGGTCTAAGGAATTTGCATCAATAAATGTAGCTCCTAAACAGGGTCAAAAGAATTATCCTCGTTTGACGGTTCATGGAGTGAAAGTAACgtcttgttttgatttggcACCAAATTTTAAGGATCAATGGTTTTTGACCACATCAAATTGCATTGTAAAATTTTTAAGAGGAGAAATGTCTTCGACTAATTCTCTCACTCTTATTGGTATCTTGTACGAAAGTAAGgagacattttttaattgccGCTTAGAAGATGAAGTGTCGGAACTCAATATTTGTTCTTCTGAAATAAATATCTACACACTAACATCTTTAAGCCCCTGGAGGAGAGTAAGATTAACAACTGGATCAATTAAATGCAAACTAGTTCCGATTAACTTACCACCCCGCCctcttgtttattttgaagCTAATGAATTTTCCGATAGTTCGCTAGCACCCATATTATTTATTCCCCTTCTACACACGTTTATAAATAACTAA